The Carassius gibelio isolate Cgi1373 ecotype wild population from Czech Republic chromosome B22, carGib1.2-hapl.c, whole genome shotgun sequence genome window below encodes:
- the LOC127987882 gene encoding calcium homeostasis endoplasmic reticulum protein isoform X46 produces MKLKQLGLFPTRSFLLLKRLIDGLEWCGLLVDYCDIFISCLDSHSEDPFTAEYIAYIDNEVADVPVPMLPPPSTPSVEELIQQSQCNLQQQEQHLLSLGQEQVTAAISLAMEQQMQKLQVETQLDMNEFDNLLQPIIDTCTKEVIAAGKDWMLSNAKTQPHCELMASHLRDRIIADGAQFELRLHLIYLTNCVLHHCQRNNQKDLLAALQKVVVPIYCTSFLEVEEEKRQNITRLLVLWEKNGYFDNITIQQLQSPDLGLRQYQASLITEYAPVVQPIQMAFQQQIQALKTQHEEFVNNLKQQQTAAVTSQLGDPNPPLPVWFNPLHNMLAWNPQQPPPFDPYQAPPPWPPWNSHGGMWNWSSPWDGGSAGPWSGQFNQPPWSSQPDQALPWGHGPFPPPQQPLPPHNFGHFMQGEFPPRHPFEQSSYQPHRFDYLQEDFPGEISSAPHHHSNQRTPSPGISDSPLYGGHQHPDSGSPPHGYNGQASRKRSHKRSHKRSHKRSHERSHERSHERSHKHRQSPSHVNQDDPSLVPDEPYYDLPAGLMVPLVKLEDYDFKPLDPKDLRLLPVKPPSDRVLAAVEAFYIPPSHDRPRNSEGWEQNGLYEFFRAKMRARRKKERDKRNSTRSPSGSRSCSRGRSISSSSSRSSKYSRSRSRSRSRSRSYSRSHSRSRSYSRSRSNHPKNISALTLLLNTFLTLSRRSRSRSRSGSRSRSRSRHRARSRSPDKRRHSAKSRSPAPPRSHSRSGSRGRSRYRHRARSRSPDKHLDVAKPRSPAPPRSHSRSGSRSRSRYRHRARSRSPDKDLDVVKSSSPVPPSRSHSRSRSRSRSRSQSPDKHLDVGKSRSPAPPSRSHSRSGSRNRSHSRSRSESQSPNKHLEAAKSRSPTPPNRSDSRSGSRSRSCSRSQSPDKHLDTAKSCSPTPLSRSHSRSGSKSQSPDKHLDTAKSCSPMLLSRSHSRSRTRSRSRSRSPDKHLDVAKSCSPAPPSRSQSRSGSQSRTRSRSKSRSPDKHVHTVKSRSPTPPSTSGLGSGPATLPADLRLGEENKGYQMLMKMGWSGSGGLGAKEQGIQDPIKGGEVRDKWDQYKGVGVSLDDPYMNFRKNKSNDFATKMKAREKVSRDPQDPSSTE; encoded by the exons ATGAAGTTAAAACAACTGGGTTTGTTTCCAACACGCAGCTTTTTGCTTCTCAAGagattaattgatggactggagtggtgtggattacttgtggactattgtgatatttttatcagctgtttggactctcattctgaagacccattcactgcagagtatatTGCGTATATTg ATAATGAGGTCGCAGATGTTCCTGTGCCGATGCTCCCGCCGCCGTCCACGCCGTCTGTGGAGGAGCTGATCCAGCAGAGCCAGTGTAACCTGCAGCAGCAGGAGCAACACCTGCTCAGCCTCGGACAG GAGCAAGTGACGGCAGCCATCTCTTTGGCGATGGAGCAGCAGATGCAGAAGCTGCAGGTGGAGACACAGCTGGACATGAACGAGTTTGATAACCTGCTGCAACCCATCATAGACACCTGCACCAAAGAAGTCATAGCG GCTGGAAAGGACTGGATGCTCAGTAATGCCAAAACCCAGCCGCACTGCGAGCTGATGGCGTCGCATCTCAGAGACCGCATCATTGCAGACGGGGCTCAATTCGAGCTCCGCCTACATCTCATCTATCTGACCAATTGCGTCCTGCATCACTG TCAGAGGAATAATCAGAAGGATCTGTTGGCGGCTCTTCAGAAGGTCGTGGTTCCCATTTACTGCACCAGCTTCCTGGAAGTAGAGGAAGAAAAGCGGCAGAATATCACCCGC CTGCTGGTGCTCTGGGAGAAGAACGGTTACTTTGATAACATCACGATTCAGCAGCTTCAGAGTCCAGACCTGGGTCTGAGACAATATCAG GCGTCGCTCATCACAGAGTATGCTCCGGTGGTGCAGCCCATCCAGATGGCCTTCCAGCAGCAGATCCAGGCTCTGAAGACACAGCACGAGGAGTTCGTGAACAATCTGAAGCAGCAGCAGACAGCAGCGGTGACCTCTCAGCttg GAGATCCAAATCCTCCATTGCCCGTTTGGTTCAATCCGCTGCACAACATGCTGGCGTGGAACCCGCAACAACCT CCGCCTTTCGACCCGTATCAAGCCCCGCCCCCCTGGCCCCCCTGGAACAGCCATGGGGGCATGTGGAACTGGAGCAGCCCTTGGGACGGGGGCTCCGCAGGCCCCTGGAGCGGTCAGTTCAACCAGCCACCTTGGAGTAGCCAGCCGGATCAAGCATTACCATGGGGCCACGGGCCCTTCCCTCCTCCTCAGCAGCCACTACCACCACACAACTTCGGACACTTCATGCAGGGCGAGTTTCCTCCGCGGCATCCCTTCGAACAGTCGTCGTATCAGCCGCATCGATTCGACTACCTACAGGAAGACTTCCCTGGAG AGATCAGTTCGGCACCTCATCACCACTCAAACCAGAGGACTCCTTCTCCTGGGATATCTGATTCTCCTCTGTATGGTGGACATCAGCATCCTGATTCCGGGTCGCCTCCTCATGGCTATAATGGTCAAGCGTCACGCAAGCGGTCACACAAGCGGTCACACAAGCGGTCACACAAGCGGTCACACGAGCGGTCACACGAGCGGTCACACGAGCGGTCACACAAACATCGTCAGAGCCCTTCTCACGTAAATCAGGACGACCCCAGCCTGGTGCCCGATGAGCCCTACTACGACCTTCCTGCAGGACTTATGGTGCCACTTGTGAAG CTTGAAGATTATGATTTTAAACCTCTGGACCCCAAAGACCTCCGTCTGCTGCCCGTAAAGCCTCCCAGTGACCGTGTGCTGGCTGCGGTGGAGGCGTTTTACATCCCACCGTCTCACGACAGACCAAGAAACAG TGAGGGTTGGGAACAGAATGGTCTGTATGAATTCTTCCGGGCCAAAATGCGAGCGAGGCGGAAAAAGGAACGGGACAAACGCAACAG cacacGGAGTCCTTCGGGCAGCCGGTCATGCAGCCGAGGGCGATCTATCTCAAGTTCTAGCTCCAGATCTTCCAAATACTCTCGGTCCAGATCCCGATCCAGATCCCGCTCTCGCTCCTACTCCAGATCTCACTCTCGTTCTCGCTCCTACTCCAGATCTCGCTCTAACCATCCCAAAAATATATCTGCTTTGACATTGTTGTTGAACACATTTTTGACTTTATCCCGGAGGAGCAGGAGTCGCTCCAGATCCGGGTCCCGAAGTCGATCCCGCTCCAGACATCGCGCCAGATCACGATCACCAGATAAGCGTCGCCACTCTGCAAAATCTCGCAGTCCAGCGCCACC CAGGAGTCACTCCAGATCCGGGTCCCGAGGTCGCTCACGCTACAGACATCGTGCCAGATCACGATCTCCAGACAAGCATCTTGACGTTGCAAAACCACGCAGTCCAGCACCACC CAGGAGTCACTCCAGATCCGGGTCCCGAAGTCGCTCCCGTTACAGACATCGCGCCAGATCACGATCTCCAGACAAGGATCTTGACGTTGTAAAATCTAGCAGTCCAGTGCCACC AAGCAGGAGTCACTCTCGATCCAGATCCCGAAGTCGCTCCAGATCACAATCTCCAGACAAGCATCTTGACGTTGGAAAATCACGCAGTCCAGCGCCACC AAGCAGGAGTCACTCCAGATCCGGGTCACGAAATCGCTCCCACTCCAGATCTCGTTCAGAGTCACAATCTCCAAACAAGCATCTTGAAGCTGCAAAATCACGCAGTCCAACACCACC AAACAGGAGTGACTCCAGATCCGGGTCCCGAAGTCGCTCCTGCTCCAGATCACAATCTCCAGACAAGCATCTTGACACTGCAAAATCTTGCAGTCCAACACCACT AAGTAGGAGTCATTCCAGATCTGGCTCCAAGTCACAATCTCCAGACAAGCATCTTGACACTGCAAAATCTTGCAGTCCAATGCTACT AAGCAGGAGTCACTCCAGATCCAGGACCCGTAGTCGCTCCAGATCACGATCTCCAGACAAGCATCTTGACGTTGCAAAATCATGCAGTCCAGCGCCACC AAGCAGGAGTCAGTCCAGATCCGGGTCCCAAAGTCGCACCAGATCTCGCTCTAAGTCACGATCTCCAGACAAGCATGTTCACACTGTAAAATCACGCAGTCCAACACCACC CTCCACATCTGGTTTGGGTTCAGGCCCTGCTACGTTACCAGCCGACCTCAGGTTGGGCGAAGAAAACAAGGGCTATCAGATGCTCATGAAGATGG GCTGGAGCGGATCAGGAGGTCTTGGTGCTAAAGAACAGGGCATTCAAGACCCCATCAAAGGAGGTGAAGTCCGGGATAAGTGGGACCAGTATAAAGGAGTGGGAGTCTCATTGGATGACCCATACATGAACTTCAGGAAAAACAAAAGCAACGATTTTGCCACAAAGATGAAAGCACGAGAAAAAG TAAGCAGAGACCCACAGGATCCCTCCAGCACAGAGTGA